From Mus musculus strain C57BL/6J chromosome 17, GRCm38.p6 C57BL/6J, the proteins below share one genomic window:
- the Sft2d1 gene encoding vesicle transport protein SFT2A isoform 1 (isoform 1 is encoded by transcript variant 1): MEKLRRVLSGQDDEEQGLTAQVLDASSLSFNTRLKWFVICFVAGIFFSFLGTGLLWLPNGMKLFAVFYTLGNLAALASTCFLMGPVKQLKKMFETTRLLATIIMLLCLVFTLCAALWWRKKGLALLFCILQFLSMTWYSLSYIPYARDAVLKCCSSLLG; encoded by the exons ATGGAGAAGCTGCGGCGCGTCTTGAGCGGCCAGGACGACGAGGAGCAAGGCCTGACGGCGCAG GTCCTGGATGCCTCATCCCTGAGTTTCAACACCAGGTTGAAGTGGTTTGTCATATGCTTTGTTGctggcattttcttttcattcctt GGAACGGGGTTGCTATGGCTTCCCAATGGCATGAAACTCTTTGCAGTATTTTACACCCTTGGAAACCTTGCTGCATTGGCCAG TACATGCTTTTTAATGGGACCTGTGAAGCAACTGAAGAAAATGTTTGAAACAACAAGATTGCTTGCAACAATTATTATGCTT TTGTGCCTGGTATTTACCCTGTGTGCTGCTCTGTGG TGGCGGAAGAAGGGGCTGGCCTTACTCTTCTGCATATTGCAGTTCTTGTCGATGACCTG GTACAGTCTGTCCTACATCCCGTATGCAAG ggACGCGGTGCTCAAGTGCTGCTCCTCACTCTTGGGTTGA
- the Sft2d1 gene encoding vesicle transport protein SFT2A isoform 2 (isoform 2 is encoded by transcript variant 2) translates to MKLFAVFYTLGNLAALASTCFLMGPVKQLKKMFETTRLLATIIMLLCLVFTLCAALWWRKKGLALLFCILQFLSMTWYSLSYIPYARDAVLKCCSSLLG, encoded by the exons ATGAAACTCTTTGCAGTATTTTACACCCTTGGAAACCTTGCTGCATTGGCCAG TACATGCTTTTTAATGGGACCTGTGAAGCAACTGAAGAAAATGTTTGAAACAACAAGATTGCTTGCAACAATTATTATGCTT TTGTGCCTGGTATTTACCCTGTGTGCTGCTCTGTGG TGGCGGAAGAAGGGGCTGGCCTTACTCTTCTGCATATTGCAGTTCTTGTCGATGACCTG GTACAGTCTGTCCTACATCCCGTATGCAAG ggACGCGGTGCTCAAGTGCTGCTCCTCACTCTTGGGTTGA